The Sphingomonas alpina genome has a segment encoding these proteins:
- a CDS encoding TonB-dependent receptor domain-containing protein, with protein MALHSSCLAPIPLMLAIAGLTPAPALAQRVQDNAVTDAEDAFGSNDGGEELGIYGPTDVRGFSPIDAGNVRLEGLYIDRQGDLSPRLVEGNRIRIGPSAIGYPFPSPSGIVDYRLRTPGARLAVSAVTQVHSFGGALIEVDAQVPLAGETLGLGIGVSQAHNEYASGNNADILSTALIGVWRPAPSITIKPFWSRVRIVDEDIFPIIIGNGVTPPPRMRRRQFVGQHWADVETERFNYGAIGQGRIGDFNVRAGAFRSVTRILESHSVLLDAAPPGTLAARRVVGAPPRANASTSGEIGVSRGFGSKTAQHELMLTVRARAQQRRYGGSDSVSIGAAPFDTPLYVPRPTFDFGRSSDDRVRQWTVGVGYLGRITGLGQVSLGLQRSDYRKAVTAPGGPLPVSRDTPWLFNLAATVDITPVIALYGGYTRGLEESDVAPETASNRDEAPPAIRTRQIDAGVRLRLGPMTLIAGGFDIAKPYYGLDSANLFRDLGTITHRGVELSLNGSPVRGLTIVGGGVLLDARVSGVEVASGVIGKRPIGTATHTLIGSLDWRPVRFDAFSIDLGVEHRGPSLGDAANLVKVRPYTTIDLGVRYRFRLGGRAALARLRATNLFNSDGWDVNGNNAFTYIQSRQLIARLAVDF; from the coding sequence ATGGCCCTGCATTCTTCCTGTCTCGCCCCGATCCCGCTGATGCTCGCGATCGCCGGGCTCACCCCCGCGCCGGCGCTGGCGCAGCGCGTGCAGGACAATGCCGTCACCGATGCCGAGGATGCGTTCGGCTCCAATGATGGCGGGGAGGAACTGGGCATTTACGGTCCGACCGACGTGCGCGGCTTTTCACCGATCGATGCCGGTAATGTGCGGCTCGAGGGGCTGTATATCGACCGGCAGGGTGATCTCAGCCCGCGGCTGGTCGAGGGCAACCGGATCCGCATCGGGCCGTCGGCGATCGGCTATCCCTTTCCCTCGCCCTCGGGGATCGTCGATTACCGACTGCGCACGCCCGGTGCGCGGCTGGCGGTGAGCGCGGTGACTCAGGTGCACAGTTTCGGCGGCGCGCTGATCGAAGTCGATGCGCAGGTGCCGCTGGCCGGCGAAACGCTCGGCCTGGGCATCGGGGTGAGTCAGGCGCATAATGAATATGCCTCGGGCAACAATGCCGATATCCTCAGCACTGCGCTGATCGGGGTATGGCGGCCGGCGCCGTCGATCACGATCAAGCCGTTCTGGAGCCGGGTGCGGATCGTCGATGAGGACATCTTCCCGATCATCATCGGCAATGGCGTCACGCCGCCGCCGCGGATGCGCCGTCGCCAGTTCGTCGGGCAGCACTGGGCCGATGTCGAGACCGAACGCTTCAATTACGGCGCGATCGGGCAAGGCCGGATCGGCGATTTCAATGTCCGCGCGGGGGCATTCCGATCGGTCACGCGGATCCTGGAATCGCACAGCGTGCTGCTCGATGCGGCGCCGCCCGGCACGCTGGCGGCGCGGCGCGTGGTGGGCGCGCCACCGCGCGCCAATGCCTCGACCAGCGGCGAGATTGGCGTGTCGCGCGGGTTCGGGAGCAAGACGGCGCAGCATGAGCTGATGCTGACGGTGCGCGCCCGTGCGCAGCAGCGCCGCTATGGCGGGTCGGACTCGGTGTCGATTGGCGCGGCGCCATTCGACACGCCGCTCTATGTGCCGCGCCCGACATTCGACTTCGGCCGCAGCAGCGACGACCGGGTGCGGCAATGGACAGTGGGAGTAGGCTATCTCGGCCGCATCACCGGGCTGGGTCAGGTCAGTCTCGGGCTGCAGCGCAGCGATTATCGCAAGGCAGTGACTGCACCGGGCGGGCCGCTGCCGGTCTCACGCGATACCCCCTGGCTGTTCAATCTGGCTGCAACCGTCGATATCACTCCCGTGATCGCGCTCTATGGCGGCTATACCCGCGGGCTGGAGGAAAGCGATGTCGCGCCGGAGACGGCGTCGAACCGCGACGAAGCGCCGCCGGCGATCCGCACCCGCCAGATCGACGCCGGGGTGCGCCTGCGGCTAGGCCCAATGACATTGATTGCGGGCGGGTTCGATATCGCCAAGCCCTATTACGGCCTCGACAGCGCCAATCTGTTCCGCGACCTCGGCACCATCACGCATCGCGGGGTCGAGCTGTCGCTGAACGGGTCGCCGGTCCGCGGCCTGACCATCGTCGGCGGCGGGGTGCTGCTCGATGCGCGCGTATCGGGGGTGGAGGTCGCCAGCGGCGTGATCGGCAAGCGGCCGATCGGCACGGCGACGCACACGTTGATCGGCAGCCTGGACTGGCGGCCGGTCCGCTTCGACGCCTTCTCGATCGACCTGGGCGTCGAGCATCGCGGGCCGAGCCTGGGCGACGCCGCCAATCTGGTGAAGGTGCGGCCTTACACCACGATCGACCTTGGTGTGCGCTATCGCTTCCGGCTTGGCGGGCGGGCAGCACTGGCGCGGCTGCGCGCGACGAACCTGTTCAACAGCGATGGCTGGGACGTCAACGGCAACAACGCCTTCACCTATATCCAGTCGCGCCAGCTGATCGCGCGGCTTGCGGTCGACTTCTAG
- a CDS encoding suppressor of fused domain protein, which translates to MKTMIRVARIEKHYQENWGCDGVPCLFGNGPVSDLPSDFTVLKFPPRVGCPAWTFATRCMSQPEDDKPLELHCFSTDDDFGLVELLYITAHYHRTGSDLDMGHTVNFGRPWSPGSPLGFGLVSLPYLDGPRLEIMESTGARFLWLLPISSDEVAFKRAHGLDALEQAMERTSFDYLDPFRPNVI; encoded by the coding sequence ATGAAGACGATGATCAGGGTGGCAAGGATCGAGAAGCACTACCAGGAGAACTGGGGCTGCGATGGCGTGCCCTGCCTGTTCGGGAACGGTCCGGTCTCCGACCTTCCCAGCGACTTTACGGTTCTAAAATTCCCACCGCGGGTGGGTTGTCCGGCATGGACCTTCGCGACCCGTTGCATGTCACAGCCCGAGGACGACAAACCGCTGGAGCTGCACTGCTTCTCGACGGACGACGATTTCGGCCTTGTCGAACTTCTCTACATTACGGCGCATTATCATCGCACAGGCAGCGACCTCGATATGGGGCACACAGTTAATTTCGGACGACCCTGGTCGCCCGGGTCCCCCCTTGGCTTTGGGCTCGTATCCCTGCCCTATCTGGATGGTCCCCGGCTGGAGATCATGGAATCGACCGGTGCGCGGTTCCTGTGGCTGTTGCCGATCTCCAGCGATGAAGTCGCGTTCAAACGAGCACACGGTCTCGACGCACTTGAACAGGCGATGGAGCGCACAAGTTTCGACTATCTCGATCCGTTCCGGCCCAACGTTATCTGA
- a CDS encoding PaaI family thioesterase encodes MSLEELSAFLDSAFPAAARPALGRVVGVALDHVRMELDPGPQMLRPGNIVSGPTLMGLADVAAYAVILAHVGPVAMAVTNNLNITFLRPCRVETVVADARLLRLGRRLATIDIRLWQGSEAGLVAQATVGYVLPQAEGG; translated from the coding sequence ATGAGCCTGGAAGAGCTCTCCGCCTTTCTCGATTCTGCCTTTCCGGCGGCGGCGCGCCCGGCGCTTGGCCGGGTCGTCGGCGTGGCGCTCGATCATGTCCGCATGGAGCTCGACCCCGGCCCTCAGATGCTGCGCCCCGGCAATATCGTGTCGGGCCCGACCCTGATGGGGCTGGCCGATGTCGCCGCCTATGCGGTTATCCTGGCGCATGTCGGGCCGGTGGCGATGGCGGTGACCAACAACCTCAACATCACCTTTCTGCGCCCGTGCAGGGTCGAGACGGTGGTCGCCGATGCGCGGCTGCTGAGACTGGGGCGGCGGCTCGCCACGATCGATATCAGGCTGTGGCAGGGATCCGAGGCCGGGCTGGTGGCGCAGGCAACGGTTGGGTATGTCCTGCCGCAGGCCGAGGGTGGCTAG
- a CDS encoding TorF family putative porin, whose amino-acid sequence MKTRLSLIGPAALLSAALLAQPALAQDTEPTKPITVSGSVALVSDYRFRGVSQSDEEIALQGGVTVAHESGFYVGAWGSNLAGWGTFGGANLELDLIAGYKRPVGGGTIDVGVTWYMYPGGADKTDFFEPYAKLSGTIGPVGLLAGVAYAPKQEALGNFSNTPFSRGQSEDNLYLWGDATIGIPKTPLTAKAHIGYSDGNPGLGPNGTSVAPTGKYFDWLLGVDAVVGPLTLGVAYVDTDIGKAESAYLLPNFSSTKDNGPIAGGQVVFSVTAAF is encoded by the coding sequence TTGAAGACTAGACTGTCGCTTATCGGCCCAGCCGCATTGCTGTCCGCCGCGCTGCTTGCCCAGCCGGCCCTGGCCCAGGATACCGAGCCGACCAAGCCGATCACCGTGTCGGGCTCGGTCGCGCTCGTATCCGATTACCGCTTCCGCGGCGTCTCGCAGTCGGACGAGGAGATCGCGCTGCAGGGCGGTGTGACCGTGGCGCATGAGTCCGGTTTTTATGTCGGCGCCTGGGGGTCGAATCTCGCTGGCTGGGGCACGTTCGGCGGCGCCAATCTCGAACTCGACCTGATTGCCGGATACAAGAGACCTGTCGGCGGCGGTACGATCGATGTCGGCGTCACCTGGTACATGTATCCCGGCGGCGCGGACAAGACCGACTTCTTCGAACCCTATGCCAAATTGTCCGGCACGATCGGCCCGGTCGGCCTGCTCGCCGGCGTCGCCTATGCCCCGAAGCAGGAAGCGCTGGGCAATTTCTCCAACACGCCGTTCAGCCGCGGCCAGTCGGAGGACAATCTCTATCTGTGGGGCGACGCCACCATCGGCATCCCCAAGACGCCGCTGACCGCCAAGGCGCATATCGGCTATTCGGACGGCAACCCCGGCCTTGGCCCCAATGGCACCAGCGTCGCGCCGACCGGCAAATATTTCGACTGGCTGCTCGGCGTCGACGCCGTGGTCGGCCCGCTCACGCTGGGCGTCGCTTATGTCGACACCGATATCGGCAAGGCGGAATCGGCCTATCTGCTACCCAATTTCAGCTCGACCAAGGACAATGGCCCGATCGCCGGCGGCCAGGTGGTGTTCTCGGTGACGGCTGCCTTCTGA
- a CDS encoding LysR substrate-binding domain-containing protein, with amino-acid sequence MNESNSSISRHRQLPPLAALRAFEAAARHESFRRAADELAVTPTAISHQIRLLEEILGLALFVRRTRQVALTEAGLRLYPTLRDGFDSFARTIAELRPRTGRVAVTLSATTLFTARILLPALGSFQAQHPDYNLRLHASDEVADLAAGMADIAVRYGAGPFAGLAAEPLLTDRFGVLCSPRLGLSAPADLRHTILLHTEWKRRAGAPDWRHWAQLAGMDDLRVAEGPRFTEDGHALQAAIAGHGAAIASLVLARAEIEAGLLVNPFGPVIAGATYHVVATPEAMASADVRAVRDWLKGDRRGGVTPGDQARLTRNRSPGQAPR; translated from the coding sequence ATGAATGAGTCAAATTCATCCATATCGCGCCATCGCCAGCTTCCGCCTCTGGCTGCCCTGCGGGCGTTCGAGGCGGCGGCGCGGCATGAGAGTTTCCGCCGCGCGGCGGACGAGCTGGCGGTCACACCGACCGCGATCAGCCATCAGATCCGCCTGCTCGAGGAGATCCTCGGACTGGCGCTGTTCGTGCGCCGCACACGGCAGGTCGCGCTGACCGAGGCGGGGCTGCGGCTCTATCCGACGTTGCGCGATGGCTTCGATAGTTTTGCCCGCACCATCGCCGAATTGCGCCCGCGCACCGGACGCGTTGCGGTGACGCTGAGCGCGACCACCTTGTTCACGGCGCGTATCCTGCTGCCGGCGCTGGGCAGTTTCCAGGCGCAGCACCCCGACTATAATCTGCGGCTGCACGCGTCGGACGAGGTCGCCGATCTCGCTGCGGGCATGGCTGATATCGCGGTGCGCTATGGCGCGGGGCCCTTTGCCGGGCTGGCGGCGGAGCCGTTGCTGACCGACCGCTTCGGTGTGCTGTGCAGCCCGCGGCTTGGCCTGTCCGCTCCGGCGGATCTGCGCCACACCATTTTGCTTCACACCGAATGGAAGCGCCGCGCCGGCGCGCCCGACTGGCGGCACTGGGCGCAACTCGCCGGGATGGACGATCTGCGCGTCGCGGAGGGGCCGCGCTTCACCGAGGATGGCCATGCATTGCAGGCCGCGATCGCCGGGCACGGCGCCGCAATCGCCAGCCTGGTGCTCGCCCGCGCGGAGATCGAGGCCGGGCTGCTGGTCAATCCCTTCGGTCCGGTGATCGCGGGTGCGACTTATCATGTCGTCGCGACGCCCGAAGCGATGGCGAGCGCCGATGTCCGGGCGGTGCGCGACTGGCTGAAGGGGGATCGTCGCGGCGGTGTGACGCCGGGCGATCAGGCGCGCCTCACGCGCAACCGCTCGCCAGGCCAAGCGCCCCGGTGA
- a CDS encoding FMN-dependent NADH-azoreductase, which translates to MHVSDSRRILHIDASARPGLSGRDRHGSHTRRLSRRFVDRWSTLRPQDQVTYRDVGALPPAPVSGDWIAAAFSPSDRRTPAQHAVLAESDRLTAELLAADLIVIGAPMYNFGVPAPLKAWIDNVVRVGVTFGFDRARSGEPYWPMLPAGKRLVILTSRGDYGYDVGQRLAAMNLVEAGLRVPLAYLGLHDADTVAIEYDEFADDRLTASIAAAEAGVDRLADGLAALR; encoded by the coding sequence ATGCATGTTTCCGATTCTCGCCGCATCCTCCATATCGACGCCAGCGCCCGGCCCGGCCTGTCGGGCCGCGACCGGCATGGTTCGCACACCCGGCGGCTAAGCCGGCGGTTCGTTGATCGCTGGTCGACCCTGCGCCCGCAGGACCAGGTCACCTATCGCGATGTCGGCGCTCTGCCCCCGGCCCCGGTCAGCGGCGACTGGATCGCCGCCGCCTTTTCCCCGTCCGATCGGCGCACGCCGGCGCAGCACGCGGTGCTCGCCGAAAGCGACCGGCTGACCGCCGAACTGCTTGCCGCCGACCTGATCGTCATCGGCGCGCCAATGTATAATTTTGGCGTGCCCGCCCCGCTCAAGGCGTGGATCGACAATGTGGTGCGGGTCGGCGTTACCTTCGGCTTCGACCGGGCGCGGTCCGGCGAACCCTATTGGCCAATGCTGCCCGCCGGCAAGCGGCTGGTGATCCTGACCTCGCGGGGCGATTATGGCTATGACGTGGGCCAGCGGCTGGCGGCGATGAACCTGGTCGAGGCCGGGCTGAGGGTGCCGCTTGCCTATCTCGGGCTGCATGACGCCGATACGGTCGCGATCGAATATGACGAGTTCGCCGACGACCGCCTCACCGCCTCGATCGCTGCCGCCGAAGCGGGGGTCGACCGGCTGGCCGATGGGCTGGCCGCGCTGCGCTAG
- a CDS encoding class I SAM-dependent methyltransferase encodes MKHDDHLPDDAVAPDNPFVKHFSDPEAVSNYAEGPRRVVPGLEALHRMTAILLAERVPADARVLVLGAGGGMELQVLAQAHPGWTFVGVDPAAAMLRLAERTIGPDMARVDLIEGYIDDAPPGPFDAAVCLLTLHFLDAAERERTVGEIHRRLRPGAPFVAAHLSFPQGAERELWLDRHVAYPVAMGADPEQMRGAREAVATRLATFSPGQDEAILRAGGFPEVSLFFAAFAWRGWIANA; translated from the coding sequence ATGAAACATGACGATCACCTGCCGGACGATGCCGTCGCGCCCGACAACCCCTTCGTGAAGCATTTCTCCGATCCCGAGGCGGTCTCGAACTATGCCGAGGGGCCGCGCCGCGTCGTGCCGGGACTTGAGGCCTTGCACCGCATGACGGCGATCCTGCTGGCTGAACGGGTGCCGGCCGATGCGCGGGTGCTGGTGCTGGGCGCGGGCGGCGGCATGGAGCTGCAGGTGCTGGCACAGGCTCATCCCGGCTGGACCTTTGTCGGCGTCGATCCGGCGGCGGCGATGCTGCGCCTGGCGGAACGCACGATCGGGCCCGATATGGCGCGGGTCGATCTGATCGAGGGCTATATCGATGATGCGCCGCCCGGGCCGTTCGATGCCGCGGTCTGCCTGCTGACCCTGCATTTTCTCGACGCAGCGGAGCGTGAACGGACGGTTGGCGAGATCCACCGCCGGCTTCGGCCTGGTGCGCCGTTCGTCGCGGCGCATCTCAGCTTTCCGCAAGGGGCCGAGCGCGAGCTGTGGCTCGACCGCCATGTGGCCTATCCCGTCGCGATGGGCGCCGATCCCGAGCAGATGCGCGGTGCCCGCGAAGCGGTCGCTACACGGCTCGCCACCTTCAGCCCGGGGCAGGATGAGGCAATCCTGCGCGCCGGAGGGTTCCCGGAGGTCAGCCTGTTCTTCGCGGCATTCGCGTGGCGTGGCTGGATCGCGAACGCCTGA
- a CDS encoding tetratricopeptide repeat protein: MVVEDRQELNAAAYALIVHLCARGDQLARDGVFDEAVDEYNKALALVPEPKEGWNATTWILIAIGDACFRAGDDEAALEALEDAVICPGGLGNPFLHLRYGQVLLNLGHDDHAADELMRAYIGGGEEIYASEDPRYRAFLKTRAILPDLEGDRAGGD; this comes from the coding sequence ATGGTGGTGGAAGATAGGCAAGAGCTGAACGCAGCGGCTTATGCGTTGATCGTGCATTTGTGCGCCCGGGGCGATCAGCTTGCCAGGGATGGAGTGTTCGACGAGGCGGTGGATGAGTACAACAAGGCATTGGCTCTGGTTCCTGAACCCAAAGAAGGTTGGAATGCGACCACATGGATACTCATTGCGATTGGTGATGCCTGTTTCCGTGCCGGCGATGATGAGGCCGCGCTGGAGGCGCTGGAAGATGCCGTGATCTGCCCCGGCGGGCTGGGAAATCCCTTCTTGCATCTGCGATATGGACAGGTCCTCCTGAACCTGGGGCATGATGACCATGCCGCCGACGAATTGATGCGGGCCTATATAGGCGGTGGCGAGGAAATCTATGCGTCCGAAGACCCCCGCTATCGGGCCTTTCTGAAGACTCGCGCCATTTTGCCTGATCTTGAGGGGGATCGAGCCGGAGGCGATTGA
- a CDS encoding DMT family transporter, whose translation MERTTAGWGSGFLGVLIFSGSLPATRVAVADLSPLFLTSARAVIAALLGALFLRLLHQSRPARSDLVPLAIVAIGVVLGFPLLTGLALRHITAAHSIVFVGLLPLATAIFGVLRGGERPQPAFWLFSTIGAATVAGFALYRSDGGEVAGDLLMIAAILLCGLGYAEGATLSRRLGGWQVISWALLLALPPMMLIALLSVPANWAGVGVPAWIGLAYVSIFSMLIGFVFWYRGLALGGIAGVGQLQLLQPFFGLVLAALLLHEPVAWTMIASTVVVVLCVAGAKRFA comes from the coding sequence ATGGAACGGACGACAGCGGGTTGGGGCAGTGGATTTCTGGGCGTGCTTATCTTCAGCGGGTCGCTGCCCGCGACGCGTGTCGCTGTAGCCGACCTTTCGCCCTTGTTCCTGACCTCCGCGCGCGCGGTGATCGCGGCACTGCTTGGCGCGCTGTTTCTCCGCCTGCTGCATCAGTCGCGGCCGGCCCGGAGCGACCTGGTGCCGCTGGCGATTGTCGCGATCGGTGTCGTGCTCGGTTTCCCGCTGCTCACCGGGCTTGCGCTGCGCCATATCACGGCTGCGCATTCGATCGTGTTTGTCGGGCTGTTGCCGCTCGCCACCGCGATCTTCGGCGTGCTGCGCGGGGGCGAACGGCCACAGCCGGCATTCTGGCTCTTCTCGACCATCGGCGCAGCGACCGTCGCGGGTTTCGCGTTGTATCGCAGTGACGGCGGAGAGGTGGCTGGCGACCTGCTGATGATCGCGGCGATCCTGCTGTGCGGCCTTGGTTATGCCGAAGGCGCGACGCTCTCGCGCCGGCTTGGCGGGTGGCAGGTGATCAGCTGGGCGCTGCTGCTCGCGTTGCCGCCGATGATGCTGATTGCGCTGCTCAGCGTACCGGCGAACTGGGCCGGGGTCGGCGTGCCGGCATGGATCGGTCTCGCCTATGTCTCGATCTTCTCGATGCTGATCGGTTTCGTCTTCTGGTATCGCGGACTGGCGCTGGGCGGGATTGCCGGGGTCGGCCAGTTGCAGCTGCTGCAGCCCTTTTTCGGGCTGGTGCTGGCCGCGCTGCTGCTGCACGAGCCGGTCGCCTGGACGATGATCGCATCGACCGTCGTCGTGGTATTATGCGTGGCGGGGGCGAAGCGCTTCGCCTGA
- a CDS encoding LysR substrate-binding domain-containing protein codes for MHSDAALPPLDGLTALLAAADAGSFSGAAEALGITHGSVSRRIAGLEAWLGTALFERHGRGVTLTPAGQRFAAEARASLGALSRSAQQWRPWRGRQTLRLSAVPSFARLWLIPRLAEIECGDIHIDLLTDHRPNDLGAREADVAIRYGRGNWQGLTARLLLSERLVPAASPALAAKLGPAWRAPDLLRHPLLHDSDTAQWRSWFGTAGLSYHPRWQDRRFEDYDTLLIAAAAGLGVALLRLPIAQPSLDSGALVLLPGSEALDNPAHHYLCTAETDQRAAVAIVAERIMALR; via the coding sequence ATGCACAGCGATGCCGCCCTGCCGCCGCTCGACGGTCTGACTGCGCTGCTCGCCGCCGCCGATGCCGGGTCGTTCAGCGGTGCGGCGGAGGCGCTCGGCATCACCCATGGCTCGGTCAGCCGGCGGATCGCCGGGCTCGAGGCGTGGCTCGGCACTGCATTGTTCGAGCGGCACGGCCGCGGAGTGACGCTGACCCCGGCCGGCCAGCGCTTCGCTGCCGAGGCCCGCGCCAGCCTCGGTGCGCTGTCGCGAAGCGCGCAGCAATGGCGGCCATGGCGGGGACGCCAGACCTTGCGGTTGAGCGCGGTCCCATCCTTTGCGCGGCTCTGGCTGATCCCGCGCCTGGCCGAGATCGAGTGCGGCGACATCCATATCGACCTGCTGACCGATCATCGTCCCAATGATCTCGGCGCGCGCGAAGCGGATGTGGCGATCCGCTATGGTCGCGGAAACTGGCAAGGACTGACCGCCCGGTTGCTGCTCAGCGAGCGGCTCGTCCCGGCCGCGTCTCCGGCGCTGGCCGCGAAACTGGGACCGGCGTGGCGCGCACCCGATCTGTTGCGGCATCCATTGCTGCACGATTCCGACACCGCGCAGTGGCGGTCATGGTTCGGCACCGCCGGGCTGAGCTATCACCCGCGCTGGCAGGACCGCCGCTTCGAGGATTACGACACGCTGCTGATCGCCGCTGCCGCCGGGCTCGGCGTCGCACTGCTCCGCTTGCCGATCGCTCAGCCATCACTCGACAGTGGCGCGCTGGTGCTGCTGCCGGGCAGCGAGGCGCTGGACAATCCGGCGCACCATTATCTCTGTACCGCCGAAACCGATCAACGCGCGGCGGTCGCGATCGTCGCCGAACGGATCATGGCGCTGCGCTGA
- a CDS encoding SulP family inorganic anion transporter, whose protein sequence is MAGLPRDLTASIVVFLVAMPLCMGIAIASGVPPERGLITGIIGGIVVGALAGSPFQVSGPAAGLAVIVFEIVRDQGLSALGPILLIAGLIQVAAGVFKLGGWFRAISPAVVHGMLAGIGVLIVVAQFHVLFDAKPLPSGLDNLAAMPARLFGLSMDWAGAETAFAVGLLTIGVMLAWEKFRPQSMRLVPAALIGVLVATLAASGLGLGVVRVEVPASILGAIVPPESGLLAKLVDPAILTAALAIAFIASAETLLSAAAVDRMHDGVRTDYNKELRAQGIGNLLCGAAGALPMTGVIVRSSANVQAGAATRLSAILHGVWILAFIALLPWLLREIPMVALAAVLVVTGWRLVSLQHVRHLFRDYGLLPAGIWAATLVTVVAVDLLSGVLVGIGLSVLELLPHLKRLRLKIDEEQDGTDGYRIALDGAATFVSLPRLSDSLDRAPHGTAIQLDVTRLSAADHTSVEMIREWLNRRRAGGAAIELTGNDNRIAALA, encoded by the coding sequence ATGGCCGGACTGCCGCGTGACCTGACCGCCTCGATCGTGGTGTTCCTGGTCGCGATGCCCTTGTGCATGGGCATCGCGATCGCCTCGGGCGTGCCGCCGGAGCGCGGGCTGATCACCGGCATCATCGGCGGCATCGTCGTCGGCGCGCTGGCCGGTTCGCCGTTCCAGGTCAGCGGCCCCGCCGCGGGCCTCGCCGTCATCGTGTTCGAAATCGTCCGCGACCAGGGCCTGTCGGCGCTCGGGCCGATCCTGCTCATCGCCGGCCTGATTCAGGTCGCCGCGGGCGTCTTCAAGCTCGGCGGCTGGTTCCGCGCAATCTCGCCCGCGGTGGTGCACGGCATGCTTGCCGGCATCGGCGTGCTGATCGTCGTGGCGCAGTTCCATGTCCTGTTCGACGCCAAGCCCCTCCCCAGCGGACTTGATAACCTCGCCGCCATGCCGGCGCGGCTGTTCGGCCTGTCGATGGACTGGGCCGGCGCCGAAACCGCCTTTGCGGTGGGTCTGCTGACCATCGGCGTGATGCTGGCATGGGAGAAGTTCCGCCCGCAATCGATGCGCCTGGTGCCCGCCGCGCTGATCGGCGTGCTGGTCGCGACCCTGGCCGCATCGGGCCTTGGCCTCGGCGTGGTCCGGGTCGAAGTGCCGGCATCGATCCTCGGCGCGATCGTGCCGCCGGAAAGCGGCTTGCTCGCAAAGCTGGTCGATCCGGCGATCCTCACCGCCGCGCTTGCCATCGCGTTCATCGCCAGCGCCGAGACCCTGCTCTCCGCCGCCGCGGTCGACCGCATGCATGACGGTGTGCGCACCGATTACAACAAGGAGCTGCGTGCGCAGGGCATCGGTAACCTGCTGTGCGGCGCGGCCGGCGCTTTGCCGATGACCGGCGTGATCGTGCGCAGTTCGGCCAACGTTCAGGCCGGCGCGGCGACCCGGTTGTCGGCGATCCTGCACGGCGTGTGGATCCTCGCCTTCATCGCGCTGCTGCCCTGGCTGCTACGCGAGATTCCGATGGTCGCGCTTGCCGCGGTGCTGGTCGTGACCGGCTGGCGGCTGGTCAGCCTGCAGCATGTCCGCCACCTGTTCCGCGACTATGGCCTGCTCCCCGCGGGCATCTGGGCCGCGACTCTGGTGACGGTGGTTGCGGTCGACCTGCTCAGCGGCGTGCTGGTCGGCATCGGCCTGAGCGTGCTGGAGCTCCTCCCGCATCTGAAGCGCCTGCGCCTGAAGATCGACGAGGAACAGGACGGCACGGACGGCTATCGCATCGCGCTCGACGGCGCGGCGACCTTCGTCTCGCTACCGCGCCTGTCGGACTCGCTTGACCGTGCGCCGCACGGCACCGCGATCCAGCTCGACGTGACGCGCCTGTCGGCGGCCGATCATACCAGCGTGGAAATGATCCGCGAATGGCTCAACCGCCGCCGCGCGGGCGGCGCGGCGATCGAGCTGACCGGCAATGACAACCGCATCGCGGCGCTCGCCTGA